In Helianthus annuus cultivar XRQ/B chromosome 8, HanXRQr2.0-SUNRISE, whole genome shotgun sequence, a single genomic region encodes these proteins:
- the LOC110870175 gene encoding photosystem II protein D1-like, with protein MGEQPNPWNILQPQVAKSRHRGAKHGICEPVSGSLLYGNNIISGAIIPTSAAIGLHFYPIWEAASVDEWLYNGGPYELIVLHFLLGVACYMGREWELSIRLGMRPWIAVAYSAPVAAATAVFLIYPIGQGSFSDGMPLGISGTFNFMIVFQAEHNILMHPFHMLGVAGVFGGSLFSAMHGSLVTSSLIRETTENESANEGYRFGHFSRIFWRCICSPNVGGRGLECLGDDGSSPRNLPSTRDQKTTPLVFSWFTYLFFYRAVGPTLLQLARQRPQQHLDRHCGHQKLVCQGQRRMTFLTV; from the exons ATGGGCGAACAGCCCAACCCTTGGAACATACTACAGCCCCAGGTGGCGAAGAGCCGACATCGAGGTGCCAAACATGGTATTTGTGAACCTGTTTCTGGATCTCTACTTTACGGAAACAATATTATTTCCGGTGCCATTATTCCTACTTCTGCAGCTATCGGTTTGCACTTTTACCCAATATGGGAAGCAGCATCCGTTGATGAATGGTTATACAATGGTGGTCCTTATGAACTAATTGTTCTACACTTCTTACTTGGTGTAGCTTGTTACATGGGTCGTGAGTGGGAGCTTAGTATCCGTCTGGGTATGCGACCTTGGATTGCTGTTGCATATTCAGCTCCTGTTGCAGCTGCGACTGCTGTTTTCTTGATCTACCCAATTGGTCAAGGAAGCTTTTCTGATGGTATGCCTCTAGGAATTTCTGGTACTTTCAACTTCATGATTGTATTCCAGGCTGAGCACAACATTCTTATGCACCCATTTCACATGCTAGGCGTAGCTGGTGTATTCGGCGGCTCCCTATTTAGTGCTATGCATGGTTCCTTGGTAACCTCTAGTTTGATCAGGGAAACCACAGAAAATGAATCTGCTAATGAAGGTTACAGATTCGGTCATTTTTCTCGAATTTTTTGGCGATGCATTTGC TCTCCAAACGTTGGTGGCCGAGGTCtcgaatgtcttggagacgacggttcatctcctcgaaatcttccTTCAACTCGAGATCAGAAGACGACTCCACTGGTTTTTTCCTGGTTCACTTATCTTTTCTTCTACCGGGCGGTCGGGCCAACTCTTCTTCAACTTGCTCGTCAACGTCCACAACAACATTTAGATCGACATTGCGGGCATCAGAAGTTGGTGTGTCAGGGTCAACGGAGGATGACGTTTTTGACCGTTTAG
- the LOC110873065 gene encoding protein LOW PSII ACCUMULATION 3, chloroplastic isoform X1 yields MPLSSLPIAFTLQPPATPVLHHHHHHHQQVNFGSARRVVVKKSEFAVRSVSSADDVPLFPADYEELLDQAKEASQAALKDGIQLMEIEFPTAGLGSVPGDGEGGIEMTGSMQLIREFCDLLVAPEKATRTRIFFPEANEVQFARKSAFGGASFKLDYLTKPSFFQDFGFVEAVKMVDRVKEEDELFIVGYPYFNVNEMLVVEELYRDAVAATTRQMIIFNGELDRIRSGYYPSFFYPKLAALSKTLFPKMETVYYIHNFKGRNGGTLFRCYPGPWKVLRRMGSRYVCVHQQEKMPTLKEVALDILPSA; encoded by the exons ATGCCGTTATCCTCTCTCCCAATCgcattcaccttacaaccaccaGCAACTCcagttcttcatcatcatcatcatcatcatcaacag GTGAATTTTGGAAGTGCAAGAAGAGTAGTGGTGAAGAAGAGTGAATTTGCTGTTAGGTCAGTGTCTTCTGCCGATGATGTTCCGTTGTTTCCCGCTGATTATGAAGAGCTTCTTGATCAG GCCAAAGAAGCAAGTCAGGCAGCTTTGAAGGATGGAATACAGTTGATG GAGATTGAGTTTCCAACTGCTGGGCTCGGATCCGTGCCAG GCGATGGGGAAGGTGGTATTGAAATGACTGGAAGTATGCAATTGATTCGTGAATTTTGTGACCTCCTTGTAGCACCAGAAAAGGCTACACGAACCCGTATA TTTTTCCCAGAGGCTAATGAAGTTCAGTTTGCAAGAAAATCAGCATTCGGAGGTGCTTCTTTCAAGTTGGATTATTTAACAAAACCCTCGTTTTTTCAAGATTTTGGTTTCGTCGAAGCGGTTAAAATGGTTGATCGCGTTAAGGAAGAAGATGAGTTATTCATAGTCGGGTACCCTTATTTTAATGTCAACG AGATGCTTGTTGTGGAAGAGCTTTATAGGGACGCAGTGGCAGCCACAACTAGGCAAATGATTATATTTAATGGTGAACTTGATCGTATCAGATCTGGAT ATTACCCATCGTTCTTCTATCCAAAACTAGCTGCACTTTCAAAGACGCTCTTTCCCAAGATGGAGACTGTATATTACATTCATAATTTCAAAGGTCGCAATGGGGGAACCCTTTTCAG GTGTTACCCTGGTCCCTGGAAGGTACTAAGAAGAATGGGAAGTAGATATGTATGTGTGCATCAACAAGAAAAGATGCCAACCCTAAAGGAGGTTGCTTTGGATATTCTTCCCTCAGCTTAA
- the LOC110873065 gene encoding protein LOW PSII ACCUMULATION 3, chloroplastic isoform X2 — protein sequence MQVNFGSARRVVVKKSEFAVRSVSSADDVPLFPADYEELLDQAKEASQAALKDGIQLMEIEFPTAGLGSVPGDGEGGIEMTGSMQLIREFCDLLVAPEKATRTRIFFPEANEVQFARKSAFGGASFKLDYLTKPSFFQDFGFVEAVKMVDRVKEEDELFIVGYPYFNVNEMLVVEELYRDAVAATTRQMIIFNGELDRIRSGYYPSFFYPKLAALSKTLFPKMETVYYIHNFKGRNGGTLFRCYPGPWKVLRRMGSRYVCVHQQEKMPTLKEVALDILPSA from the exons ATGCAGGTGAATTTTGGAAGTGCAAGAAGAGTAGTGGTGAAGAAGAGTGAATTTGCTGTTAGGTCAGTGTCTTCTGCCGATGATGTTCCGTTGTTTCCCGCTGATTATGAAGAGCTTCTTGATCAG GCCAAAGAAGCAAGTCAGGCAGCTTTGAAGGATGGAATACAGTTGATG GAGATTGAGTTTCCAACTGCTGGGCTCGGATCCGTGCCAG GCGATGGGGAAGGTGGTATTGAAATGACTGGAAGTATGCAATTGATTCGTGAATTTTGTGACCTCCTTGTAGCACCAGAAAAGGCTACACGAACCCGTATA TTTTTCCCAGAGGCTAATGAAGTTCAGTTTGCAAGAAAATCAGCATTCGGAGGTGCTTCTTTCAAGTTGGATTATTTAACAAAACCCTCGTTTTTTCAAGATTTTGGTTTCGTCGAAGCGGTTAAAATGGTTGATCGCGTTAAGGAAGAAGATGAGTTATTCATAGTCGGGTACCCTTATTTTAATGTCAACG AGATGCTTGTTGTGGAAGAGCTTTATAGGGACGCAGTGGCAGCCACAACTAGGCAAATGATTATATTTAATGGTGAACTTGATCGTATCAGATCTGGAT ATTACCCATCGTTCTTCTATCCAAAACTAGCTGCACTTTCAAAGACGCTCTTTCCCAAGATGGAGACTGTATATTACATTCATAATTTCAAAGGTCGCAATGGGGGAACCCTTTTCAG GTGTTACCCTGGTCCCTGGAAGGTACTAAGAAGAATGGGAAGTAGATATGTATGTGTGCATCAACAAGAAAAGATGCCAACCCTAAAGGAGGTTGCTTTGGATATTCTTCCCTCAGCTTAA
- the LOC110873066 gene encoding uncharacterized protein LOC110873066 yields the protein MFTTTKTRPTFLKKTSPPQPTTTVMAPTTSKTKRPIFPIQSSLLTTLLCIILFTIPALLLLHTPPASICNPFSTTTPSSFSGDLRSAEFSWNRLSFSSSIPPPVVLKIAVFTRKWPLGTTPGGMERHAYTLYTDLATRGHQIHIFTSPPFEDVSLITANTTNAPIVHFLEDAEPGQWRYNKAWEQYEEENGKRPFDVIHTESVALPHHKARDVPNLAVSWHGIALESVSSSIYQDLLRRPVEPMSQSFNKSLQVMIPKVLNEIRFFRNYQHHIAISDSCGEMLRDVYQIPSKRVHVIVNGVNENDFREDPESGKKFRSKIGVPENASLVLGVAGRLVKDKGHPLLYEAFANLIKKYKHVYLVVAGSGPWQQRYMELGSQVIVLGSMNPSELRGFYNAIDIFVNPTLRPQGLDLTLMEAMMAGKPVMASRFPSIKGTILVDDEYGFMFSPNVESLVESLELVVAEGPRRLAQRGKACRRYASSMFTARKMALAYERLFLCIKDETFCIYP from the coding sequence ATGTTCACAACTACAAAAACCAGACCAACTTTCCTCAAAAAGACATcaccaccacaacccaccaccaccgtcatgGCCCCTACCACCAGCAAAACCAAGAGGCCCATTTTCCCTATCCAATCCAGCTTACTCACCACCCTCTTGTGCATCATCCTCTTCACCATCCCAgccctcctcctcctccacacCCCTCCTGCCTCCATATGCAACCCTTTCTCCACCACCACCCCTTCTTCTTTCTCAGGCGACCTCCGCTCAGCCGAGTTCTCATGGAACCGTCTGAGCTTCTCCTCTAGCATCCCTCCACCAGTTGTCCTCAAAATAGCAGTTTTCACTAGAAAATGGCCACTCGGGACAACGCCTGGAGGGATGGAGCGCCACGCGTACACTTTGTACACAGACTTAGCTACGCGTGGCCACCAGATCCACATCTTCACTTCACCACCGTTCGAAGATGTCAGTCTCATAACTGCGAACACCACCAATGCCCCCATTGTGCATTTTCTTGAGGATGCTGAGCCCGGGCAATGGCGGTACAACAAGGCGTGGGAACAATACGAAGAAGAGAACGGAAAACGCCCATTCGACGTTATCCACACCGAGAGTGTGGCTCTACCGCATCATAAAGCTAGAGATGTCCCAAACCTTGCGGTCTCATGGCATGGAATCGCACTAGAGAGCGTTTCATCAAGCATTTATCAAGATTTGTTAAGGAGGCCCGTTGAGCCAATGTCGCAATCGTTTAACAAGAGTTTACAAGTCATGATCCCAAAAGTGTTGAACGAAATTCGTTTCTTTAGAAACTACCAACATCATATAGCGATAAGCGATAGTTGCGGAGAAATGCTTAGAGACGTGTACCAAATTCCTAGCAAACGAGTGCACGTGATCGTTAATGGCGTAAACGAGAACGATTTTCGTGAAGATCCCGAATCAGGGAAAAAATTTAGATCTAAAATCGGTGTACCGGAAAATGCAAGTTTAGTCCTAGGGGTGGCTGGGAGACTGGTGAAAGATAAAGGTCACCCTTTGTTATATGAAGCTTTTGCAAATCTAATAAAAAAGTACAAACATGTGTATTTGGTTGTGGCTGGGTCCGGACCATGGCAACAAAGGTACATGGAACTAGGGTCCCAAGTCATAGTCTTGGGCTCCATGAACCCGTCTGAGCTTCGTGGGTTCTATAATGCGATTGATATATTTGTGAATCCGACGCTTAGACCACAAGGGCTTGATTTAACGCTCATGGAAGCAATGATGGCCGGGAAGCCTGTGATGGCATCACGGTTCCCGAGCATTAAAGGGACTATACTTGTTGATGATGAGTATGGTTTTATGTTTTCACCAAATGTTGAGTCCTTGGTGGAGTCCTTGGAATTGGTGGTAGCGGAAGGTCCGAGGAGACTCGCGCAAAGAGGGAAGGCATGTCGGAGATACGCAAGCTCGATGTTTACCGCGCGAAAAATGGCATTAGCATATGAGAGACTCTTTCTTTGTATAAAGGACGAAACGTTTTGTATTTACCCTTAG